One genomic region from Sphingobacterium multivorum encodes:
- a CDS encoding MFS transporter, translating to MNELLEQTMELRKGRKALPPIFWISTTWFAMGLPFVALSGASSIMYKNLGVSDAKIAFWTSLIMLPWTIKPLWGPFLELYKTKKFFVYTTQLLTGLLFGLLGLTLQLDHFFSFSIALLTLIAFSGSTHDTAADGVYLNELNAKQQAKYVGWQGAFYNVAKVFSGGVLVYLAGQLEQEIGIKSAWMVVMFAYGFIMLAIGLYSIRALPAHHEAPKSTSLKEGMDTLKDVIITFFQKKNIWFSLLFIVFYRFAEGQAIKITPLFFKAQRTEGGLGLSTSEIGLLYGVFGAIAFVLGSIVAGHFVSKKGLDRRTLMILCAFFNIPFVAYAFLAITLPTNLYLIATAVAIEYFGYGFGFIGIILFIMQNIAPGKYKMAHYAFGSGLVNLGFMIPSMISGWLSDHLGYQEFFIWVLISTIPAFLVSWWVPLRKPEKEHTDENN from the coding sequence ATGAATGAATTATTAGAACAAACGATGGAGCTTCGCAAAGGGCGTAAGGCACTTCCGCCTATTTTTTGGATCTCCACAACATGGTTTGCCATGGGGCTACCTTTTGTTGCCCTTTCGGGTGCGAGCTCCATTATGTATAAAAATTTGGGGGTATCGGACGCAAAGATTGCTTTTTGGACCTCTTTGATTATGCTGCCCTGGACAATAAAACCTTTATGGGGTCCTTTTTTGGAGCTGTATAAGACCAAGAAATTTTTTGTCTATACCACGCAGCTGCTCACGGGACTACTCTTTGGTCTGCTTGGTCTTACGCTGCAGTTGGATCATTTCTTTAGCTTCTCCATTGCCTTATTGACCCTGATTGCATTTAGTGGTTCCACACATGATACCGCAGCCGACGGGGTATATTTGAATGAACTGAATGCAAAACAACAGGCAAAATATGTCGGCTGGCAGGGTGCCTTCTATAATGTGGCCAAAGTGTTTTCTGGAGGCGTACTCGTTTATTTGGCGGGGCAATTGGAGCAGGAAATCGGCATTAAATCCGCGTGGATGGTGGTGATGTTTGCTTATGGATTTATTATGTTGGCGATTGGATTGTACAGTATACGTGCTTTACCTGCTCACCACGAAGCTCCCAAATCCACTTCTTTAAAGGAGGGGATGGATACGCTTAAAGACGTTATCATAACATTTTTTCAGAAAAAGAATATTTGGTTTAGTTTACTTTTTATTGTCTTTTATCGTTTTGCTGAAGGGCAGGCCATTAAGATCACTCCGTTATTTTTTAAAGCACAACGTACCGAAGGTGGGCTTGGCCTGAGTACTTCGGAAATTGGATTGCTTTATGGTGTATTTGGTGCCATAGCTTTTGTGTTGGGGTCGATTGTCGCAGGGCATTTTGTATCCAAAAAGGGCTTAGACCGCAGGACACTTATGATCCTTTGTGCCTTCTTTAATATTCCATTTGTAGCTTATGCCTTTCTTGCGATCACATTGCCGACAAACCTTTATCTCATAGCTACTGCTGTCGCCATCGAGTACTTTGGATATGGTTTTGGCTTTATCGGAATTATTCTTTTTATCATGCAAAATATTGCCCCAGGTAAATATAAGATGGCACACTACGCTTTCGGAAGTGGACTTGTTAATCTGGGATTTATGATTCCTTCGATGATCAGCGGCTGGCTGAGTGATCATTTGGGCTATCAAGAATTTTTTATCTGGGTGTTGATTTCTACTATTCCGGCCTTTTTGGTTTCCTGGTGGGTGCCATTGCGAAAACCCGAAAAAGAGCATACCGACGAAAATAATTAA
- a CDS encoding DUF5009 domain-containing protein has protein sequence MIPILPNSTATPQQRNDSLDVLRGIAILLMVLSSSISFGNLPAWMYHAQVPPPKHVFDPSIAGITWVDLVFPIFLFTMGAAIPLAMRKKVANLNAWRIVSTIFKRFVALFFFALFSFYMRAWVMSGEPAASQYLLSIVGFVLLFALYADLTSYLPMRTARLVHVAALLLSVGMLYLLYAQTDRFTLQKTDIIILVLANMALFGTLWWWLTAKSMWLRMAILPFIMGVFLGAKEVGSINEFIYKLSPATWLYQFYYLKYLFIILPATVVGEWIIADRSLADKPKMRRSQLALQGSLCAILIGLNVFNLYMRYLDINIGLTLMLIFSLCFCSDVFRKGEVLTLQAKMAVLGSYLLFLGLIFEAYEGGVKKDYSTYSYYFVSTGLACYALTMLCCIEKLAFGKSLFRGIALVGKNPMVAYTAGNLVLIPLLALTGLQSALDEMGAQGVFGGVMRGVLFTGIVALLTIVSSRLKLYWKS, from the coding sequence ATGATACCAATTTTACCAAATTCCACAGCGACTCCACAGCAGCGAAACGATAGTTTAGATGTGCTGCGAGGAATTGCCATCCTTTTAATGGTGCTTTCATCGAGCATTTCATTTGGAAACCTTCCTGCTTGGATGTACCATGCACAGGTGCCACCGCCCAAACATGTATTTGATCCCAGTATAGCGGGTATAACCTGGGTAGATCTGGTTTTTCCGATTTTCCTTTTTACGATGGGGGCGGCCATCCCATTGGCTATGCGGAAAAAAGTGGCTAACCTAAACGCTTGGCGTATTGTCAGTACAATTTTTAAGCGTTTTGTTGCCTTATTCTTTTTCGCCTTATTTTCTTTTTATATGCGCGCTTGGGTTATGAGTGGTGAGCCTGCTGCGTCGCAGTATCTCTTGTCAATTGTGGGGTTTGTCCTGCTCTTTGCACTCTATGCCGATTTAACGTCCTATTTGCCGATGCGGACCGCGAGACTTGTTCACGTAGCGGCCCTGTTGCTATCTGTAGGGATGCTGTATCTGCTGTATGCACAAACGGATAGATTTACCCTCCAGAAGACAGATATTATTATTCTGGTACTGGCCAATATGGCTTTGTTTGGAACACTGTGGTGGTGGCTGACGGCGAAATCCATGTGGTTACGTATGGCGATTTTACCATTTATTATGGGCGTTTTTTTGGGCGCGAAAGAAGTCGGTAGTATCAACGAATTTATCTACAAACTCAGCCCTGCGACTTGGCTTTATCAATTTTATTACCTCAAATACCTCTTTATTATCCTTCCGGCTACAGTTGTCGGCGAGTGGATTATTGCTGATAGGTCGTTGGCCGACAAACCCAAGATGCGGCGGTCTCAACTAGCGTTACAAGGTTCGCTCTGTGCCATTCTCATTGGGCTGAATGTCTTCAATCTCTATATGCGTTATCTCGATATCAATATCGGACTTACCCTGATGTTGATCTTTTCACTATGCTTCTGTTCAGATGTTTTTCGGAAGGGCGAAGTACTGACACTACAGGCAAAAATGGCTGTGCTCGGAAGCTATCTGCTTTTTTTAGGACTGATCTTCGAAGCGTATGAGGGTGGAGTAAAAAAGGATTATTCCACATACAGCTATTATTTTGTCTCTACGGGCTTAGCCTGTTATGCGCTAACAATGTTGTGTTGTATCGAGAAACTTGCTTTTGGAAAATCGCTGTTTCGAGGTATAGCACTGGTTGGTAAAAATCCGATGGTCGCCTATACCGCAGGAAATCTAGTGTTGATCCCACTTTTGGCGCTTACGGGACTACAGAGCGCTCTTGATGAGATGGGGGCACAGGGTGTTTTTGGGGGAGTGATGCGAGGTGTATTATTCACTGGAATCGTGGCGCTGTTGACGATCGTGAGCAGCCGGTTAAAACTTTATTGGAAGTCATAA
- a CDS encoding FAD-dependent oxidoreductase, with the protein MNWFKSFFSILLVSVTLSSQGQAVASYDVLIAGGGASGVSAALQAARLGSKVLVVEETSWLGGMLTAAGVSAIDGNHRMPSGIWGEFRAELYAYYGGPKAVETGWVSNTLFEPSVGNRLLKKMVGAEKNIDVWYKSTLLDLKKQAKGWTVAIEQEGKKKTVNASILVDATELGDLLPRADVAYSIGMDSRYDTKEEFAPEKANSIIQDLTYVAILKDYGADPKRLLKKPQGYDPKEFEHACDVKDPASHSDTPIINCDQMITYGKLPNGKYMINWPKDGNDIYLNIIEMSPKARALELQKAKDHTLRFVYHLQNQLGFKNLGLADDEYDTADKLPFIAYHRESRRAKGLVQLTLPYLQRPYEQELPLYRTGGIVGDYTIDHHHLKNPDAPKIDFVKIRVPSYNVPLGSLIPEKVTDFIVAEKSISVSNIVAGATRLQPVVLGVGQAAGVLAALSAKQGVSPKELSLRQVQQVLLDNHAYLMPFIDVDPKDSLFQVIQRIGATGILKGRGVPYKWANQTWFYPEHRISEVDLIDGMRSYYPAADKVAGSGADVTAGFFAALLLQVDPTLDKDKIWSVIAAKENQVLTRAQVAVVLDDILKPFERPVDFTGQFITTKN; encoded by the coding sequence ATGAATTGGTTTAAATCTTTTTTTTCTATTTTATTGGTTTCTGTCACGCTCTCCTCGCAGGGGCAGGCTGTTGCTTCATACGATGTCTTGATTGCTGGGGGAGGCGCAAGCGGTGTTTCTGCGGCTTTGCAGGCTGCCCGTTTGGGAAGTAAGGTCCTTGTGGTGGAAGAGACAAGCTGGTTGGGTGGTATGCTCACTGCCGCTGGGGTCTCCGCTATTGACGGTAACCATCGTATGCCTTCGGGAATATGGGGCGAATTTAGGGCAGAGCTTTATGCCTATTATGGTGGTCCAAAGGCCGTGGAAACAGGCTGGGTAAGCAATACGCTATTTGAACCTTCGGTCGGTAACCGTTTGCTAAAAAAGATGGTTGGAGCCGAAAAAAATATTGACGTTTGGTATAAAAGTACCCTTTTAGACCTGAAAAAACAGGCTAAAGGCTGGACCGTTGCCATTGAACAGGAAGGAAAAAAGAAAACCGTAAACGCTTCTATTTTAGTCGATGCGACGGAATTGGGTGATCTCTTGCCGCGTGCGGATGTTGCTTACAGCATCGGTATGGATAGCCGCTACGATACGAAAGAAGAATTTGCCCCCGAAAAGGCCAATTCAATAATTCAAGACCTTACTTATGTCGCTATTCTGAAAGACTATGGTGCTGATCCAAAGAGATTGCTAAAGAAACCTCAGGGTTATGATCCTAAAGAATTTGAACATGCCTGTGATGTTAAAGATCCTGCTTCACACAGTGATACGCCTATCATCAATTGTGATCAAATGATTACCTATGGGAAATTGCCGAATGGAAAATACATGATAAACTGGCCTAAAGATGGAAATGATATCTACCTGAATATTATCGAAATGTCGCCAAAGGCGAGGGCTTTGGAGTTGCAAAAGGCGAAAGATCATACCTTACGTTTTGTATATCATCTTCAAAATCAGCTTGGTTTTAAAAACTTGGGGCTTGCCGATGATGAATATGATACGGCCGATAAACTTCCCTTTATTGCTTATCATCGCGAGTCTAGACGCGCTAAGGGCTTGGTACAGTTGACATTGCCTTATCTGCAGCGTCCTTATGAGCAGGAGCTGCCCTTATACCGCACTGGTGGGATAGTAGGCGACTATACCATCGACCATCATCACCTGAAGAACCCGGATGCACCCAAAATCGATTTTGTTAAGATTCGGGTACCTTCTTATAATGTGCCCCTTGGAAGTTTGATTCCTGAGAAAGTAACGGATTTTATCGTTGCTGAAAAAAGCATCAGTGTGAGCAATATTGTGGCTGGAGCCACCCGCCTTCAGCCAGTGGTATTGGGTGTTGGTCAAGCTGCCGGAGTACTTGCAGCGCTGTCCGCAAAACAAGGTGTAAGCCCCAAAGAACTTTCGTTGCGACAAGTGCAACAAGTACTTTTGGATAATCATGCCTATCTCATGCCCTTTATAGATGTTGATCCAAAAGATAGCCTTTTTCAGGTAATCCAACGTATTGGAGCAACAGGTATTCTTAAAGGCAGAGGTGTGCCATACAAATGGGCCAATCAGACCTGGTTCTATCCCGAACACCGTATAAGCGAAGTGGATCTGATCGATGGTATGCGTAGTTATTATCCAGCGGCCGATAAAGTCGCTGGCTCGGGTGCCGATGTGACCGCAGGATTTTTTGCGGCTCTATTGCTCCAAGTCGATCCCACTTTGGATAAAGATAAAATCTGGTCCGTCATTGCAGCAAAAGAAAATCAAGTGTTAACAAGGGCTCAAGTGGCGGTTGTGTTGGATGATATCCTAAAGCCGTTTGAACGGCCAGTGGATTTTACCGGCCAATTTATAACAACAAAAAATTGA
- a CDS encoding alpha/beta hydrolase — protein sequence MRLIICLLCVVGSMLAKGQKLYTLQSAHLSGVDSGYVYTPKMKPGNHALPVVYVLHSHGANYKSLSRFIDFQALSDQYGFVVVCPDGLGTSWFLDSPQKGRAQFGRFLTGELMPYIQDKYHTDRDNSFITGVSMGGHGALWLFFNYPSFFKSAGSSSGVVNLRHSAFKKTSLAQHLGQYSDQNPLFDRFSAIHNVHKIVGTEKTFIFDCGTEDYLYGANKSLRDSCDVLKIKATYIAQPGAHTSGYWAKTIPVHFAYFNRLIH from the coding sequence ATGCGTTTAATCATATGCCTTTTATGTGTGGTCGGCAGCATGTTGGCCAAAGGACAAAAGCTTTATACCTTACAGTCTGCTCATCTTTCTGGAGTAGATTCTGGCTACGTTTATACACCAAAGATGAAGCCGGGCAACCATGCCTTACCTGTTGTATATGTGTTGCATAGCCATGGGGCAAATTATAAAAGCCTGTCAAGATTTATCGATTTTCAGGCATTGAGCGATCAATATGGCTTTGTCGTTGTATGCCCTGATGGTCTTGGTACGAGCTGGTTTTTAGACAGTCCACAAAAAGGCAGAGCACAATTTGGTCGATTTTTGACAGGGGAATTAATGCCTTACATACAGGATAAATATCATACGGATCGGGACAACTCATTTATTACGGGTGTGAGCATGGGGGGGCATGGTGCACTTTGGCTCTTTTTTAACTATCCATCTTTTTTTAAGAGTGCCGGTAGCAGTTCGGGAGTTGTCAATCTGAGACATTCGGCTTTCAAGAAGACAAGTCTAGCACAACATTTAGGGCAATACAGCGATCAAAATCCATTATTCGATCGTTTTAGTGCCATTCATAATGTCCATAAGATCGTAGGGACTGAAAAGACATTTATTTTTGATTGTGGTACTGAAGATTACCTATATGGGGCCAATAAGTCCCTTCGGGATAGCTGTGATGTACTCAAGATCAAAGCCACTTATATTGCTCAGCCCGGCGCTCATACCTCTGGCTATTGGGCTAAAACCATTCCGGTTCATTTCGCTTATTTTAATCGTCTGATCCATTAA
- a CDS encoding sugar-binding domain-containing protein — protein sequence MKKIIRNLAVLAVSSYLGMNSLYAQPGFGIAERVNSDWRFHLGDIEGQAGAEKNRAGWQPISLPHDWSVKYPLSPTLASATGYLPGGIGWYRKQLTIPVEDQGKRLFLYFEGVYNRSEVFVNGKSVGKRPNGYVSFSYDITPYIEFGKENTIVVKVDHSKSADSRWYTGSGIYRDVWLVKANTLHIDQWGVYAYPELRQGKGILNTEVALVNSMQVAAPIKVEQELLDPTGKVVAKKSQKVQVGAADKATVTQQLAVSNPSLWSLDQPTQYTLRTIVSQNGKRVDQSEVKTGFRAFTFDPNKGFALNNSWMKVKGVCLHHDAGVLGAEMYTEVWRRRLLTLKSLGVNAIRTSHNPQASSLYALCDELGLLVMDEAFDEWEYPKRKWLQGWNVGTPGFEGSYDFFESWGEQDLADMVKRDRNHLSIFAWSIGNEVDYPNDPYSHPVLNGEKKEGGFTQASYGGYKKDAPDAMRLGDIAKRLVAVVKKYDKSRAVTAGLAGVAMSNETAYPGALDIAGYNYTESRYQQDHQRYPARVIFGSENRHDLPAWLAVRDNNHIFGQFLWTGIDYLGESGRWPSRGFYSGLLDFAGFIKPRGYYRQSLWLDKPMAYLGTYPLQGGAAATDVWSALESEQGQRKNEAPSMDAWPVWNYQEGQQIRVVCYTNSASARLELDAQVVGEKKNYDQKTGIIFWDIPYKAGKLEVVGLDANGKEVVRHAIQSSERPAVIQAVMLGNQQVEAGGVIQIALKILDEKGVPVVISEDEITCDIVGNARLLGMEAGNNADMGDYTDKKQRVYHGKMITYVQALGKSGETVDVRFTAPWLKTATVKCRIK from the coding sequence ATGAAAAAAATAATAAGAAATCTGGCCGTTTTAGCTGTGTCAAGTTATTTGGGTATGAATAGCTTATATGCACAGCCCGGATTTGGTATCGCCGAACGTGTGAATTCGGATTGGCGTTTCCATTTGGGCGATATTGAAGGACAGGCAGGCGCTGAAAAGAATCGCGCAGGCTGGCAGCCCATTAGTTTGCCCCATGATTGGAGCGTAAAATATCCACTGAGCCCAACGCTCGCCAGTGCGACGGGCTATTTACCGGGCGGCATTGGCTGGTATCGAAAACAACTGACCATACCAGTGGAAGATCAGGGGAAAAGGTTGTTTCTATATTTTGAGGGGGTTTACAACCGAAGCGAAGTTTTTGTCAATGGTAAATCGGTTGGAAAGCGGCCCAATGGCTACGTTTCCTTTTCGTACGATATCACACCATACATTGAGTTTGGAAAGGAAAATACCATCGTTGTTAAGGTCGACCATAGTAAAAGCGCCGATTCAAGATGGTATACAGGATCAGGAATCTATCGCGATGTATGGCTTGTAAAGGCGAATACGCTGCATATCGATCAATGGGGAGTCTATGCATATCCAGAACTAAGACAAGGAAAAGGAATTTTAAATACAGAAGTAGCCCTTGTCAACAGTATGCAAGTTGCTGCCCCGATTAAAGTGGAACAGGAGCTGCTTGATCCAACAGGAAAGGTGGTTGCCAAAAAGTCGCAGAAAGTGCAGGTCGGGGCCGCGGATAAGGCAACTGTAACACAGCAATTGGCAGTATCGAATCCATCGTTGTGGAGTTTGGATCAACCCACACAATATACCCTGCGGACCATCGTAAGCCAAAATGGAAAGCGGGTTGATCAGTCAGAGGTGAAAACAGGTTTTAGGGCCTTTACATTTGATCCGAACAAGGGCTTTGCCTTAAACAATTCTTGGATGAAAGTCAAAGGCGTTTGTTTGCATCACGACGCTGGGGTATTGGGAGCTGAAATGTATACTGAAGTATGGCGCCGCCGACTGCTCACCTTAAAATCTTTGGGGGTTAATGCCATTCGAACCAGTCATAATCCGCAGGCATCATCACTTTATGCTTTATGTGATGAGCTCGGTTTACTTGTTATGGACGAAGCCTTCGACGAGTGGGAGTACCCGAAGAGGAAATGGTTACAGGGATGGAATGTCGGGACACCGGGTTTTGAGGGATCATACGACTTTTTTGAATCCTGGGGAGAGCAGGATCTGGCCGATATGGTCAAAAGAGACCGCAATCACCTTTCGATCTTCGCCTGGAGCATAGGCAACGAAGTGGATTATCCAAATGACCCTTATTCACATCCTGTCCTTAACGGCGAGAAGAAGGAAGGTGGTTTCACACAGGCCTCGTATGGTGGTTACAAAAAGGATGCACCAGATGCGATGCGATTGGGAGATATCGCCAAACGCTTGGTAGCGGTTGTAAAAAAATATGATAAAAGCAGGGCTGTTACAGCAGGGCTTGCTGGGGTAGCGATGTCGAATGAAACAGCCTATCCGGGAGCGCTTGATATTGCTGGATACAATTATACTGAAAGTCGTTATCAGCAGGATCATCAGCGCTATCCAGCACGGGTAATTTTTGGAAGCGAGAATCGACATGATCTTCCAGCATGGCTTGCGGTACGTGACAACAACCATATATTTGGCCAATTTTTGTGGACAGGTATTGACTATCTCGGAGAGTCGGGGCGTTGGCCTTCACGTGGATTTTATTCAGGACTGCTGGATTTCGCAGGTTTTATCAAGCCGCGAGGCTATTACCGTCAATCACTGTGGTTGGATAAACCGATGGCTTACTTGGGTACTTATCCATTGCAGGGAGGTGCCGCAGCCACAGATGTTTGGTCTGCATTGGAATCTGAACAGGGGCAACGGAAAAATGAGGCACCTTCCATGGACGCCTGGCCAGTCTGGAACTACCAAGAGGGCCAGCAGATCAGGGTGGTCTGTTATACCAATAGTGCTAGCGCGCGCTTAGAATTGGATGCTCAAGTGGTGGGCGAAAAGAAAAACTACGATCAGAAAACAGGGATCATCTTTTGGGACATTCCTTATAAAGCAGGAAAGCTAGAGGTTGTGGGTTTGGATGCGAATGGCAAGGAGGTCGTTCGGCATGCGATTCAATCCAGCGAGAGACCCGCAGTTATTCAAGCTGTCATGTTGGGTAATCAGCAAGTCGAAGCTGGTGGAGTGATCCAGATTGCTTTGAAGATCCTGGATGAAAAGGGCGTTCCTGTCGTTATTTCGGAGGATGAAATCACCTGTGATATCGTGGGAAATGCGCGTCTACTTGGAATGGAAGCTGGAAATAATGCCGATATGGGCGATTATACGGACAAGAAGCAGCGCGTTTATCACGGAAAGATGATCACTTATGTTCAGGCTTTGGGTAAATCTGGAGAAACGGTCGATGTACGTTTTACCGCACCTTGGTTGAAAACAGCAACGGTAAAATGCCGGATAAAATAA